Proteins co-encoded in one Christiangramia fulva genomic window:
- a CDS encoding ABC transporter ATP-binding protein, giving the protein MAKILKIENLNKSYKSGSKNIKVLENINFEVEKGETFAIVGPSGSGKTTLLGLCAGLDNPDSGMVEIAGTDLRLLNEDEKAALRNEKIGFVFQNFQLIPTLTAIENVAVPLELRGDKKAVEKSRKLLEKVGLGDRLDHYPSQLSGGEQQRVAVARAFSNSPEILFADEPTGNLDAETGGNVIQLLLELNQLSNTTLVIVTHDMELAQKTENILHIKGGKTSGVSKNLRP; this is encoded by the coding sequence ATGGCAAAAATTTTAAAAATCGAAAACCTGAATAAATCCTATAAAAGCGGATCGAAAAATATAAAAGTGCTCGAAAATATCAATTTTGAGGTTGAAAAAGGTGAAACTTTTGCCATTGTAGGGCCTTCCGGAAGTGGGAAAACCACGCTTCTAGGCCTTTGCGCCGGACTGGATAATCCCGATAGCGGAATGGTCGAGATTGCCGGCACTGACCTCCGGCTGTTAAATGAAGATGAAAAAGCGGCCCTGAGAAATGAAAAAATAGGATTTGTTTTTCAAAATTTTCAGCTTATACCTACGCTTACGGCAATTGAAAACGTGGCGGTGCCTCTTGAACTGCGAGGCGATAAAAAAGCCGTTGAAAAAAGCAGGAAATTACTGGAAAAGGTAGGCCTTGGCGACAGGCTTGACCACTACCCTTCTCAACTTTCGGGTGGAGAACAGCAGCGAGTGGCGGTGGCAAGAGCTTTTAGCAATTCCCCTGAAATTCTTTTTGCCGATGAACCTACCGGGAATTTGGATGCGGAGACCGGCGGCAATGTAATTCAACTGTTACTGGAACTAAATCAGCTTTCAAATACCACGCTTGTGATCGTCACTCACGATATGGAACTGGCCCAGAAAACCGAAAATATCCTGCATATCAAAGGTGGAAAAACTTCCGGAGTTAGTAAAAACCTCCGGCCATGA
- a CDS encoding YybH family protein, which produces MKNLFQLSLLFILITNFVFAQENNEAKTAIENNLQKLENALQQKDFQKFGSVWTEDAMIKFSGKDPVTSRQAIIDMHRPMAEHGIRIDATTKEVYANNKFATEIGTYKVINADDQTIDTGYYSTLWKKVNGDWLIFRDIISSSVPPQKAEGK; this is translated from the coding sequence ATGAAAAATTTATTTCAGCTAAGTTTATTATTCATACTCATTACCAATTTTGTTTTTGCGCAGGAAAACAACGAGGCAAAGACGGCTATAGAAAATAATCTTCAAAAGCTTGAGAATGCTCTGCAACAAAAGGATTTTCAGAAATTCGGTTCCGTTTGGACCGAAGATGCAATGATAAAGTTTTCGGGCAAAGACCCCGTTACGAGTCGGCAGGCAATTATAGATATGCACCGACCTATGGCAGAGCATGGAATTAGAATCGACGCAACTACCAAAGAGGTCTATGCCAATAATAAATTTGCTACAGAAATAGGTACTTATAAGGTTATAAATGCCGATGATCAAACTATCGACACGGGCTACTACTCTACTCTCTGGAAAAAGGTAAATGGCGACTGGCTTATCTTTCGCGATATAATTAGCTCTTCCGTGCCACCACAAAAGGCAGAAGGAAAATAA
- a CDS encoding arylesterase translates to MNETFKSLTLVLLLLITSCGNSEKKEQKTSEESEAKTLVSKDQNQEKTILFFGNSLTAGYGLEEGQAFPELIQKKIDSLGLNYEVINAGLSGETTAAGKNRLDWVLKQGVDIFVLELGANDGLRGIPLEETRKNLQDIIDKVRKKNPEVKIILAGMQIPPNMGQDYTEKFRKIFPELAEKNNVYLIPFLLKGVAGNSELNQQDGIHPTAEGDKIVAKNVWEVLKPLLKESAGPEA, encoded by the coding sequence ATGAACGAAACTTTCAAAAGTTTAACGCTTGTTCTACTGTTATTGATCACTTCCTGCGGGAATTCTGAAAAAAAGGAGCAGAAAACTTCAGAAGAATCAGAAGCGAAAACGCTGGTTTCCAAAGATCAAAACCAGGAAAAAACCATCCTTTTTTTCGGCAACAGTCTAACGGCCGGTTATGGTTTGGAGGAAGGGCAGGCTTTTCCGGAATTAATTCAGAAAAAAATAGATTCGTTGGGACTGAATTATGAAGTGATAAATGCCGGGCTGAGCGGGGAGACTACGGCTGCGGGTAAAAATCGCCTGGATTGGGTGCTGAAACAGGGCGTGGATATTTTTGTTCTCGAATTGGGGGCCAATGACGGCTTAAGGGGAATACCCCTGGAAGAAACGCGAAAAAACCTCCAGGACATCATTGATAAGGTGAGAAAAAAGAATCCGGAGGTAAAGATCATTCTCGCCGGAATGCAGATCCCGCCTAATATGGGACAGGATTATACGGAGAAGTTCCGTAAAATTTTTCCAGAATTGGCTGAAAAGAACAATGTGTACCTGATCCCGTTTTTATTAAAAGGTGTGGCCGGAAACTCTGAGCTTAATCAGCAGGACGGGATTCATCCCACTGCGGAAGGCGATAAGATCGTAGCCAAAAATGTCTGGGAAGTGCTTAAACCTTTACTAAAAGAAAGTGCCGGGCCGGAAGCCTAA